In one window of Deltaproteobacteria bacterium DNA:
- the treY gene encoding malto-oligosyltrehalose synthase has protein sequence MEADPESRARALVRELSTQLRREPLRRPTATYRLQLSPQFGFDAAAKAVPYLAKLGISDVYLSPILQAAPGSSHGYDVVDHAKLNAELGGDAAYARLCAALREHNLGQIIDFVPNHMGIGHQNRWWMDVLENGPASVHAPYFDIDWKPIKSELNNKILVPVLGDQYGVVLERGELKLAREGGRFVLAYFENAFPVSPGRIAQLLQFDLDSVRAELGPNDPALQELESIITQLDKLPSRNETDASQVAERNREKEIAKRRLESLCERNAAICRHVDANVKRFGGTAGEPRTFDLLDTLLDNQAYRLAYWRTAGEEINYRRFFDINTLAAIRMEDARVFADAHRLVIGLLADGTATGLRIDHPDGLYDPASYFRNLQIAWLAARARRLAKAPTTEAWELGAWVEQAVVDALEAGELPRERLYVVAEKILSRREPLPHGWAVAGTTGYDFLVASTGLFVDPAAETPLGDTYASFVGHPHDFAGLTYQKKKQIMSSSMASEINMLAARLNRISETNRRTRDFTLNELARALVEFIACFPIYRTYIRGPDAASVDARDRQYIEQTIARAKRRAPTTAASVYDFLRDVMLLRYPETLSAAERAMWLEFTLKLQQTTGPVTAKAVEDTAFYNYHRLIALNEVGGEPRVFGTTLNEFHAFCAERRAQHPFTLNASSTHDTKRSEDVRARICALSEVAQEWSAHVAHWAQLNAAHKTEVEGEPAPDREDEYLLYQTLVGAAPADEPGTPGWDAFVQRTTGYMEKAAREAKAHTSWTNPDAGYESALKSFVEAVLRARPFLDAFLPFARRVARAGALTSLSMTALKCLAPGVPDVYQGCELQDLSLVDPDNRRPVDFELRAHLLEELEGRAKEPDARRTLARELAHDGGMHDGRSKLYLLWRALQLRKARPELFQLGEHQPLPVEGPDAPHTIALARWHSTGTVVLVAPRWTLARLDAADGTPAWTAQVRLPEGVAGWENLLTGEKLESQGALELRRLWAEFPIAVLVST, from the coding sequence CTGGAGGCTGATCCGGAGTCGCGCGCGCGCGCGCTGGTGCGTGAGCTCTCCACGCAGCTCCGCCGCGAGCCGCTGCGCCGGCCGACCGCGACCTATCGCCTGCAGCTTTCGCCGCAGTTCGGCTTCGACGCCGCGGCGAAGGCCGTTCCGTACCTGGCGAAGCTGGGCATCTCGGACGTGTACCTGTCGCCGATCCTCCAGGCGGCGCCGGGCTCGAGCCACGGCTACGACGTGGTGGATCACGCCAAGCTCAACGCGGAGCTCGGCGGCGACGCGGCATACGCGCGGCTCTGCGCGGCGCTCCGCGAGCACAACCTGGGGCAGATCATCGACTTCGTGCCCAACCACATGGGCATTGGCCACCAGAACCGCTGGTGGATGGACGTGCTCGAGAACGGCCCGGCGAGCGTCCACGCGCCGTATTTCGATATCGATTGGAAGCCCATCAAGAGCGAGCTCAACAACAAGATCCTGGTGCCGGTGCTCGGCGATCAGTACGGCGTGGTGCTCGAGCGGGGCGAGCTCAAGCTCGCACGTGAGGGCGGCCGGTTCGTGCTGGCGTACTTTGAAAACGCCTTCCCCGTCTCGCCCGGGCGAATTGCACAGTTGCTCCAGTTCGACCTCGACTCGGTCAGGGCCGAGCTCGGGCCCAACGATCCTGCGCTGCAGGAACTGGAGTCGATCATCACCCAGCTCGACAAGCTGCCCTCGCGCAACGAGACCGATGCGTCGCAGGTCGCGGAGCGTAACCGCGAGAAGGAAATCGCCAAGCGGCGGCTGGAGTCGCTCTGCGAGAGGAACGCGGCCATCTGCCGCCATGTCGACGCCAACGTGAAGCGCTTCGGCGGCACGGCGGGCGAGCCGCGTACCTTCGATTTGCTGGATACGCTCCTCGACAATCAAGCATACCGGCTCGCGTATTGGCGAACGGCCGGCGAGGAAATCAACTACCGCCGCTTCTTCGACATCAACACGCTCGCGGCCATCCGCATGGAGGACGCGCGCGTCTTCGCCGACGCGCACCGCCTGGTGATTGGCCTGCTCGCGGACGGCACCGCGACCGGCCTGCGCATCGACCATCCCGACGGCCTGTATGACCCGGCGAGCTACTTTAGAAACTTACAAATTGCCTGGCTGGCGGCGCGCGCGCGGCGGCTGGCGAAGGCGCCCACGACCGAGGCCTGGGAGCTCGGAGCCTGGGTCGAACAGGCCGTCGTGGACGCGCTCGAGGCCGGCGAACTCCCCCGCGAGCGGCTCTACGTGGTGGCCGAGAAGATCCTCTCGAGGCGCGAGCCGCTGCCGCACGGCTGGGCCGTCGCGGGGACCACGGGCTACGACTTCCTCGTGGCCTCGACGGGGCTCTTCGTGGACCCCGCCGCGGAGACGCCGCTCGGCGACACCTACGCGAGCTTCGTGGGCCACCCGCATGACTTTGCCGGGCTCACCTATCAAAAGAAGAAGCAGATCATGAGCTCGTCGATGGCGAGCGAGATCAACATGCTCGCCGCGCGGCTCAACCGAATCAGCGAGACCAACCGGCGCACGCGCGACTTCACCTTGAACGAGCTCGCGCGCGCACTCGTCGAATTCATTGCATGTTTTCCAATCTATAGAACGTACATTCGCGGTCCGGACGCCGCGAGCGTGGACGCGCGCGATCGCCAATACATCGAGCAGACGATCGCCCGAGCCAAGCGGCGCGCGCCGACCACGGCCGCCAGCGTCTATGACTTCCTGCGCGACGTGATGCTGCTTCGCTACCCGGAGACGCTCTCCGCGGCCGAGCGCGCGATGTGGCTGGAGTTCACGCTCAAGCTGCAACAGACGACCGGGCCAGTGACCGCGAAGGCCGTCGAGGACACGGCGTTCTACAATTACCACCGGCTGATCGCGCTCAACGAAGTCGGCGGCGAGCCGCGCGTCTTCGGCACCACCCTGAACGAGTTCCACGCCTTCTGCGCCGAGCGGCGCGCGCAGCATCCGTTCACGCTGAACGCGTCGAGCACGCACGACACCAAGCGGAGCGAGGACGTGCGCGCGCGCATCTGCGCGCTGAGCGAGGTGGCGCAGGAGTGGAGCGCGCACGTGGCGCACTGGGCGCAGCTCAACGCGGCCCACAAGACCGAGGTGGAGGGCGAGCCCGCGCCGGACCGCGAGGACGAGTACCTGCTCTACCAGACGCTGGTGGGCGCAGCGCCGGCGGACGAGCCCGGCACGCCCGGCTGGGACGCGTTCGTGCAGCGGACCACGGGCTACATGGAGAAGGCCGCGCGCGAGGCCAAGGCGCACACCAGCTGGACGAACCCCGACGCGGGCTACGAGAGCGCGCTCAAGTCCTTCGTGGAAGCGGTGCTGCGGGCGCGGCCGTTCCTCGATGCGTTCCTGCCCTTCGCCCGGCGGGTGGCGCGAGCGGGCGCGCTGACGTCGCTCTCGATGACCGCGCTCAAGTGCCTCGCGCCCGGCGTGCCCGACGTGTACCAGGGCTGCGAGCTGCAGGACTTGTCGCTGGTCGATCCCGACAATCGCCGGCCGGTGGACTTCGAGCTGCGCGCGCACCTGCTGGAGGAGCTGGAGGGTCGCGCGAAGGAGCCCGACGCGCGTCGCACGCTCGCGCGCGAGCTGGCCCATGACGGCGGCATGCACGACGGCCGGTCCAAGCTCTACCTGCTGTGGCGCGCGCTCCAGCTGCGCAAGGCGCGGCCCGAGCTCTTCCAGCTCGGCGAGCACCAGCCGCTGCCCGTTGAAGGTCCGGACGCGCCGCACACCATCGCGCTCGCGCGCTGGCACTCGACGGGCACCGTGGTCCTCGTGGCCCCGCGCTGGACGCTCGCGCGCCTCGACGCCGCCGACGGCACGCCCGCGTGGACCGCGCAGGTGCGGCTGCCGGAGGGCGTCGCCGGCTGGGAGAATCTGCTGACCGGCGAGAAGCTCGAGAGCCAGGGCGCGCTGGAGCTGCGCCGGCTCTGGGCCGAGTTTCCGATCGCCGTCCTGGTATCGACCTAG
- a CDS encoding response regulator, which produces MADDFEGTVLIAEDDEAIRDGLSMSLEIEGYRVLIAADGREALELLPTIEAPCLLLLDLLMPVMNGWELLEAKNADPALAPIPVVVLSSADEKQRLPGVAAFVPKPYELDKVINAIRQFCGRSAPRGRAAGRMLN; this is translated from the coding sequence GTGGCCGACGACTTCGAGGGGACGGTGCTGATCGCCGAGGATGACGAGGCCATCCGCGACGGCCTCTCCATGTCCCTGGAGATCGAGGGCTACCGGGTGCTCATCGCCGCCGACGGCCGGGAGGCGCTGGAGCTCTTGCCGACCATCGAGGCGCCGTGCCTGCTCCTGCTCGATCTGTTGATGCCGGTGATGAACGGCTGGGAGCTGCTCGAGGCCAAGAACGCCGACCCGGCGCTCGCGCCCATCCCGGTGGTGGTGCTGTCGTCTGCCGATGAGAAGCAGCGGCTGCCCGGCGTGGCGGCGTTCGTGCCCAAGCCCTACGAGCTGGACAAGGTCATCAACGCCATCCGCCAGTTCTGTGGACGCAGCGCGCCGCGCGGCCGCGCCGCGGGCCGAATGCTGAACTGA
- a CDS encoding VWA domain-containing protein produces MLLDFFYELRRRKVPVASQEWLALMRALALGLHESSLDGFYHLSRAILVKDVALFDAFDDAFLVTFKGVAADSLSLVEDLMKWLEDPKKLEQLTEEQKRMIQMLEIKELRELFEKRLAEQKKRHEGGNKWIGTGGTSPFGQGGKHPTGMSVGGGGQKTAMQVAEERRYRAYRKDVLLDVRKIDVVLRTLRDLGREGAPSELDLDDTIEKTAQNAGELEIVQHPPRRNRTRLLLLMDVGGSMDPYARLVEQLFTAASRTGRFARFRHYYFHNTIYDFVYEDAFFEKKVPFADLIHGSERRERLVLVGDAAMHPAELLSPGGYGWYSEGGRTASIDRMRNLASHFRRTAWLNPTADYEWQQTTVKTLRALFPMFPLTVEGIQGAVRQLLRGGAPIAA; encoded by the coding sequence ATGCTGCTCGACTTCTTCTACGAGCTGCGGCGTCGCAAGGTCCCGGTGGCGAGCCAGGAGTGGCTCGCGCTGATGCGCGCGCTCGCGCTCGGCCTGCACGAGAGCTCGCTCGACGGCTTCTACCATCTGTCGCGCGCCATCCTGGTGAAGGACGTGGCCCTCTTCGACGCCTTCGACGACGCGTTCCTGGTCACCTTCAAGGGCGTGGCCGCCGACTCACTGTCGCTCGTCGAAGACTTGATGAAGTGGCTCGAAGATCCCAAGAAGCTCGAGCAGCTCACCGAAGAGCAGAAGCGCATGATCCAGATGCTCGAGATCAAGGAGCTGCGCGAGCTCTTCGAGAAGCGGCTGGCCGAGCAGAAGAAGCGCCACGAGGGCGGCAACAAGTGGATCGGCACCGGCGGCACGTCGCCGTTCGGCCAGGGCGGCAAGCATCCGACGGGCATGAGCGTCGGCGGCGGCGGGCAGAAGACGGCGATGCAGGTGGCCGAGGAGCGCCGCTACCGCGCGTATCGAAAAGACGTGCTCCTCGACGTGCGCAAGATCGACGTGGTGTTGCGCACGCTGCGCGACCTCGGGCGCGAAGGCGCGCCGAGCGAGCTCGACCTCGACGACACCATCGAGAAGACCGCGCAGAACGCGGGCGAGCTGGAGATCGTGCAGCACCCGCCGCGCCGCAACCGGACGCGCCTGCTGCTCTTGATGGACGTGGGCGGCTCGATGGACCCCTACGCGCGATTGGTCGAGCAGCTCTTCACCGCCGCCTCGCGCACCGGCCGCTTCGCGCGCTTCCGGCACTACTACTTCCACAACACCATCTACGACTTCGTCTACGAGGACGCGTTCTTCGAGAAGAAGGTGCCCTTCGCCGACCTCATCCACGGCAGCGAGCGCCGCGAGAGGCTGGTGCTGGTGGGCGACGCGGCCATGCACCCCGCGGAGCTGCTCAGCCCCGGTGGCTACGGCTGGTACTCGGAGGGCGGCCGCACCGCGAGCATCGACCGCATGCGCAACCTCGCATCGCACTTCCGGCGAACCGCGTGGCTCAACCCGACCGCCGATTACGAGTGGCAGCAGACCACGGTGAAGACGCTGCGCGCGCTGTTCCCGATGTTCCCGCTCACCGTCGAGGGCATCCAGGGCGCGGTGCGACAGCTCCTGCGCGGCGGCGCGCCCATCGCTGCCTGA
- a CDS encoding sodium-translocating pyrophosphatase — protein MDLKRWKFLRPAISTAAAAMVLGMASLASASEADIRLPSLDVAVGNGLNGHSLLLWGIGICVIGMAFGLMQYSGLNNLPVHQSMKDISELIYETCKTYVMTQLKFIALLWVFIAAIIVYYFGFAIEHPLNLGIVAIIVLFSIVGIAGSCAVAWFGIRVNTFANSRSAFAALKGKPFPTYAIPLRAGMSIGTVLVSLELLIMLFILLFIPGDYAGPCFIGFAIGESLGASALRIAGGIFTKIADIGSDLMKIVFKIKEDDARNPGVIADCTGDNAGDSVGPSADGFETYGVTGVALIVFILRGVHDPMVQVQLLVWIFVMRLMMVLSSLLSYGINDVIAKSRYANADKMNFEHPLTFLVWLTSLVSIAGTYVISYILIPNLGGDGSLWWKLSTIITCGTLAGAVIPEMIKVFTSTESGHVHEVVTSSREGGPSLNIISGLVAGNFSAYWMGLVITTLMGAAYYVSGMGLGAIMLAPAVFSFGLVAFGFLGMGPVTIAVDSYGPVTDNAQSVYELSLIEAVPNVKEEVKAKFGFEPDFEKAKHYLEENDGAGNTFKATAKPVLIGTAVVGATTLIFSIIMSLTSGLTDQVAIGKLSLLNAPFLLGLVMGGAVIYWFTGASMQAVSTGAYRAVEFIKANIKLEGVEKASVEDSKKVVEICTIYAQKGMINIFMVMFFSTLAYAFFDSFFFIGYLISIALFGLYQAIFMADAGGAWDNAKKLVEVELKAKGTDLHAATVVGDTVGDPFKDTSSVALNPVIKFTTLFGLLAVELATQFAQGTRFGIAIVMLAVSLVFVWRSFYGMRIESAVKSTGGATGTQPAASNG, from the coding sequence ATGGATCTCAAGCGTTGGAAGTTCCTGCGCCCTGCGATCTCGACCGCGGCTGCGGCGATGGTCCTGGGCATGGCCAGCCTGGCCTCGGCCAGCGAAGCCGACATCCGCCTCCCGTCGCTCGACGTGGCCGTGGGCAATGGCCTCAACGGTCACAGCCTGCTGCTCTGGGGCATCGGCATCTGCGTGATCGGCATGGCGTTCGGCCTGATGCAGTACAGCGGCCTGAACAACCTGCCCGTCCACCAGAGCATGAAGGACATCAGCGAGCTCATCTACGAGACGTGCAAGACGTACGTGATGACCCAGCTGAAGTTCATCGCCCTTCTGTGGGTCTTCATCGCGGCGATCATCGTTTACTACTTCGGCTTCGCCATCGAGCACCCGCTGAACCTGGGCATCGTGGCCATCATCGTGCTCTTCAGCATCGTGGGCATCGCCGGCTCGTGCGCGGTGGCGTGGTTCGGCATCCGCGTGAACACTTTCGCCAACTCGCGCTCGGCGTTCGCGGCGCTCAAGGGCAAGCCCTTCCCCACCTACGCCATCCCGCTGCGCGCGGGCATGAGCATCGGCACGGTGCTGGTGAGCCTCGAGCTGCTCATCATGCTGTTCATCCTCCTCTTCATTCCGGGCGACTACGCGGGCCCGTGCTTCATTGGCTTCGCCATTGGTGAGTCGCTGGGCGCCTCGGCGCTCCGCATCGCCGGCGGCATCTTCACCAAGATCGCCGACATCGGCTCCGACCTGATGAAGATCGTCTTCAAGATCAAGGAAGACGACGCGCGCAACCCGGGCGTCATCGCGGACTGCACCGGCGACAACGCGGGCGACTCGGTGGGCCCCTCGGCCGACGGCTTCGAGACCTACGGCGTCACCGGCGTGGCGCTCATCGTCTTCATCCTGCGCGGCGTGCACGACCCCATGGTCCAGGTGCAGCTGCTGGTGTGGATCTTCGTGATGCGCCTGATGATGGTGCTCAGCTCGCTGCTGAGCTACGGCATCAACGACGTCATCGCCAAGAGCCGCTACGCCAACGCCGACAAGATGAACTTCGAGCACCCGCTCACGTTCCTGGTGTGGCTGACCTCGCTCGTGTCGATCGCCGGCACCTACGTCATCTCGTACATCCTCATCCCCAACCTGGGCGGCGACGGCAGCCTGTGGTGGAAGCTCTCCACGATCATCACCTGCGGCACGCTCGCGGGCGCGGTGATCCCGGAGATGATCAAGGTCTTCACCAGCACCGAGTCGGGTCACGTGCACGAGGTGGTGACCAGCTCGCGTGAGGGCGGCCCCTCGCTGAACATCATCTCCGGCCTCGTGGCCGGTAACTTCAGCGCCTACTGGATGGGCCTGGTGATCACCACCCTCATGGGCGCGGCCTACTACGTGTCCGGCATGGGCCTCGGGGCGATCATGCTCGCCCCCGCGGTGTTCTCGTTCGGCCTGGTGGCCTTCGGCTTCCTGGGCATGGGCCCGGTGACCATCGCCGTCGACAGCTACGGCCCGGTGACCGACAACGCCCAGAGCGTCTACGAGCTCTCGCTCATCGAGGCGGTCCCCAACGTGAAGGAGGAAGTGAAGGCGAAGTTCGGCTTCGAGCCCGACTTCGAGAAGGCCAAGCACTACCTCGAGGAGAACGACGGCGCGGGCAACACCTTCAAGGCCACGGCCAAGCCGGTGCTCATCGGCACCGCGGTGGTCGGCGCCACCACGCTGATCTTCTCGATCATCATGTCGCTCACCAGCGGCCTCACCGACCAGGTGGCGATCGGTAAGCTCTCGCTCCTCAACGCCCCCTTCCTGCTCGGTCTGGTGATGGGCGGCGCGGTGATCTATTGGTTCACGGGCGCGTCGATGCAGGCCGTGAGCACGGGCGCGTACCGCGCGGTGGAGTTCATCAAGGCCAACATCAAGCTCGAGGGCGTGGAGAAAGCCTCGGTCGAGGACAGCAAGAAGGTGGTGGAGATCTGCACCATCTACGCGCAGAAGGGCATGATCAACATCTTCATGGTGATGTTCTTCAGCACCCTGGCGTACGCCTTCTTCGACTCGTTCTTCTTCATCGGCTACCTCATCAGCATCGCCCTCTTCGGCCTGTATCAGGCGATTTTCATGGCCGACGCCGGCGGCGCCTGGGACAACGCCAAGAAGCTCGTTGAAGTCGAGCTCAAGGCCAAGGGCACCGACCTGCACGCCGCGACGGTCGTGGGCGACACCGTCGGCGACCCGTTCAAGGACACCTCGAGCGTGGCGCTGAACCCGGTGATCAAGTTCACCACCCTGTTCGGCCTGCTGGCGGTGGAGCTCGCCACCCAGTTCGCGCAGGGCACGCGCTTCGGCATCGCCATCGTGATGCTGGCCGTGTCGCTGGTGTTCGTGTGGCGCTCGTTCTACGGCATGCGCATCGAGAGCGCCGTGAAGAGCACCGGCGGCGCCACCGGCACGCAGCCGGCCGCGTCGAACGGCTAA
- a CDS encoding cold-shock protein: FIQQDDGGEDVFVHHTAIAMDGFRTLAEGQKVQFDVAKGPKGLQASNVRAA, translated from the coding sequence TTTCATCCAGCAGGACGACGGTGGTGAGGACGTGTTCGTCCACCACACCGCCATCGCGATGGATGGCTTCCGCACCCTGGCCGAGGGCCAGAAGGTGCAGTTCGACGTCGCCAAGGGCCCCAAGGGCCTGCAGGCGTCGAACGTTCGCGCGGCCTGA
- a CDS encoding MoxR family ATPase — MKSAFDKFQGTSSYITSEPLRHAVNVALALERPLLVRGEPGTGKTLLAEQVAQSLGLPLLRWHVKSTTKAHDGLYVYDAVQRLHDSRFGDHDVRDVKRYIKLGPLGRALQSEKRVVLLIDEVDKADVEFPNDLLHELDAMRFTIGETGEEIVARERPFVVITSNNEKELPDAFLRRCIFHYIEFPDRELMRQIVKVHHPDLEARVLDQALDVFFELRDTPRLRKRPSTSELIDWISALRRSGVDLARVGGGIPFLGTLLKTEQDVQAVLKN; from the coding sequence ATGAAAAGCGCGTTCGACAAGTTCCAGGGGACGTCCAGCTACATCACCTCCGAGCCGCTGCGCCACGCGGTGAACGTGGCCCTGGCGCTCGAGCGCCCGCTGCTGGTCCGCGGCGAGCCGGGCACCGGAAAGACGCTGCTCGCTGAGCAGGTTGCCCAGTCGCTTGGGCTGCCGCTCCTCCGCTGGCACGTGAAGAGCACCACCAAGGCCCACGACGGCCTCTACGTCTACGACGCCGTCCAGCGCCTGCACGACTCGCGCTTCGGCGACCACGACGTGCGCGACGTCAAGCGCTACATCAAGCTCGGGCCGCTCGGCCGCGCGCTGCAGAGCGAGAAGCGCGTGGTGCTGCTCATCGACGAGGTGGACAAGGCCGACGTCGAGTTCCCCAACGACCTGCTGCACGAGCTGGACGCGATGCGGTTCACCATCGGCGAGACCGGCGAGGAGATCGTCGCGCGGGAGCGACCGTTCGTGGTCATCACCTCCAACAACGAGAAGGAATTACCCGACGCGTTCTTGCGCCGGTGCATCTTCCACTACATCGAGTTCCCCGATCGCGAGCTGATGCGCCAGATCGTGAAGGTCCACCACCCGGACCTCGAGGCCCGCGTGCTCGACCAGGCCCTCGACGTGTTCTTCGAGCTGCGCGACACGCCGCGGCTGCGCAAGCGCCCCTCGACCAGCGAGCTCATCGACTGGATCTCCGCGCTGCGCCGCTCGGGCGTGGACCTCGCGCGCGTGGGCGGCGGGATTCCCTTCCTGGGCACGCTGCTCAAGACCGAGCAGGACGTCCAGGCGGTGCTCAAGAACTGA
- a CDS encoding RNA polymerase sigma factor translates to MLLVMLKVDPTPAPPEADDARTLALVARCRSGDAAAWRSLYAAHFDFVHRTARNLGTPPAELDDVAHDVFAIAFRKLDRFHEGQLTTWLYRICANVVTDHHRRRRVRSALMSIFGPAADPEAEVARGPTPEAQLQQAQAQAQVSRILERMKPKKREVFVLFEIEGLSGEEIARRVDCPVDTVWTRLFHARKEFARIGRRIGVMEESS, encoded by the coding sequence ATGCTGCTCGTGATGCTCAAGGTGGACCCCACGCCCGCGCCTCCCGAGGCCGACGATGCGCGCACGCTCGCGCTCGTTGCCCGCTGCCGCTCGGGCGACGCGGCGGCGTGGCGCTCGCTCTACGCCGCGCACTTCGACTTCGTGCACCGCACCGCGCGCAACCTGGGCACGCCGCCCGCCGAGCTCGACGACGTGGCCCACGACGTGTTCGCCATCGCCTTCCGCAAGCTGGATCGCTTCCACGAAGGTCAGCTCACCACCTGGCTCTATCGAATCTGCGCGAACGTGGTGACCGATCACCACCGCCGGCGCCGCGTGCGCAGCGCGCTCATGAGCATCTTCGGCCCAGCGGCAGATCCCGAGGCTGAGGTCGCGCGCGGCCCCACGCCCGAGGCCCAGCTCCAGCAGGCGCAAGCGCAAGCCCAGGTGTCGCGCATCCTCGAGCGCATGAAGCCCAAGAAGCGCGAGGTGTTCGTGCTCTTCGAGATCGAGGGCCTCTCCGGCGAGGAGATCGCTCGACGCGTGGACTGCCCGGTGGACACGGTCTGGACGCGGCTGTTTCACGCGCGCAAGGAGTTCGCGCGCATCGGCCGGCGCATCGGCGTGATGGAGGAGTCGTCATGA
- a CDS encoding tetratricopeptide repeat protein, giving the protein MSQHDPQRLVDGAEPADRQSAELLARLGEPVRDDLARERVWRRLEAERVQPQRPPFFRMALAAAGSAALVFLVWRGISAPHPVPEAVLTLAAGDVVLGTPPQADIAAHAGQVLAPGSRLHTGASARAVLELGRAAAALDADTTIALDGPTRLRLTAGKLALHTPSSDVVLQSGEQVLRGENSTYEVRLDAAGETVVDVASGAVEASRGDLRWRVSAGQRWRSNAPDAVAASIVTTEVVALLEAVGGGGARSEVRVEGERDFRVAMDGAALGPAPTSVLASEGVHRITADSSSGKVELETRVRAGEPSVVRLAAPAKSEAAPVKPESAKVDVTPAPVVVAAAPKVERPAPHVEIPHREPTRTQPIEPKPTAVETPPVPTPAPVPPAPVAAPEVPVIVRAEPTPLPTPAPPVDHYARALELAQQGHAREAAGLLQQVVDAHEPRADLALYELGRLRQRSLGDLPGALDAFERYQSSYPRGALNQEVAISTIEVQLALQKPGAALESLDGFLAHYPGSERAHEMRLLRANLHRDRRDWSEAIDDYRKLEGTPSAAEALFFTAFCQRQSGDLAGAEASLRAYLERHPQGPRRAEVEQALGR; this is encoded by the coding sequence ATGAGCCAGCACGACCCGCAGCGGCTCGTGGACGGCGCCGAGCCCGCCGACCGCCAGAGCGCCGAGCTCCTCGCGCGGCTCGGCGAGCCCGTTCGCGACGACCTCGCACGCGAGCGCGTGTGGCGCCGGCTCGAGGCGGAGCGGGTGCAGCCGCAGCGTCCGCCGTTCTTCCGCATGGCACTGGCGGCTGCGGGCTCGGCGGCGCTGGTGTTCCTGGTCTGGCGCGGCATCTCTGCGCCACATCCGGTCCCCGAGGCAGTGCTGACGCTCGCCGCAGGCGACGTAGTTCTCGGGACGCCGCCGCAGGCCGACATCGCCGCGCACGCGGGCCAGGTGCTCGCTCCGGGGAGCCGACTGCACACGGGAGCCAGCGCGCGGGCAGTCCTCGAGCTCGGTCGGGCCGCCGCGGCGCTCGACGCAGACACCACCATCGCCCTGGATGGCCCCACCCGGCTTCGGCTCACCGCGGGCAAGCTCGCGCTGCACACGCCCTCGAGCGACGTGGTGCTCCAGTCGGGCGAGCAGGTGCTGCGCGGAGAGAATTCAACCTACGAGGTCCGCCTCGACGCGGCGGGCGAGACCGTGGTGGACGTGGCCTCGGGCGCGGTCGAAGCCTCGCGCGGCGACCTCCGTTGGCGGGTGAGCGCCGGTCAGCGTTGGCGCAGCAATGCCCCGGACGCCGTCGCCGCGAGCATCGTGACCACCGAAGTGGTCGCGCTGCTCGAGGCGGTGGGCGGCGGCGGCGCGCGCAGCGAGGTTCGGGTGGAGGGCGAGCGCGACTTCCGCGTCGCCATGGACGGCGCGGCGCTCGGTCCCGCCCCGACGAGCGTCCTCGCGAGCGAAGGCGTGCATCGCATCACGGCAGATTCGAGCTCGGGCAAGGTGGAGCTCGAGACGCGCGTGCGCGCAGGCGAGCCTTCCGTGGTGCGGCTCGCAGCGCCCGCGAAGAGCGAGGCTGCACCCGTCAAGCCCGAATCCGCGAAGGTCGACGTGACGCCGGCTCCGGTCGTCGTCGCTGCGGCGCCCAAGGTCGAGCGCCCCGCGCCGCACGTCGAGATACCGCACCGCGAGCCGACGCGAACTCAGCCCATCGAGCCCAAGCCGACCGCCGTCGAGACGCCGCCGGTGCCCACGCCCGCGCCCGTCCCGCCCGCGCCAGTCGCCGCGCCCGAGGTTCCAGTCATCGTCCGCGCCGAGCCCACGCCGCTCCCGACGCCCGCACCGCCGGTGGATCACTACGCGCGCGCGCTGGAGCTGGCGCAGCAGGGTCACGCGCGCGAGGCCGCGGGGCTCTTGCAGCAGGTCGTCGACGCGCACGAGCCGCGCGCGGATCTCGCGCTCTACGAATTGGGCCGGCTGCGTCAGCGGAGCCTGGGCGATCTGCCCGGCGCGCTGGATGCCTTCGAGCGCTACCAGTCGAGCTACCCGCGCGGCGCGCTGAACCAGGAGGTGGCGATCTCCACCATCGAGGTCCAGCTCGCGCTGCAGAAGCCAGGCGCCGCGCTGGAGTCGCTCGACGGGTTCCTCGCGCACTACCCTGGCAGCGAGCGCGCCCACGAGATGCGGCTCTTGCGCGCCAACCTGCACCGCGATCGCCGCGACTGGTCCGAAGCCATCGACGACTACCGCAAGCTCGAGGGCACGCCCTCCGCTGCCGAGGCGCTCTTCTTCACCGCGTTCTGTCAGCGCCAGTCGGGCGATCTCGCGGGCGCCGAGGCCTCGCTGCGCGCGTACCTCGAGCGCCATCCGCAAGGCCCGCGGCGGGCCGAGGTGGAGCAGGCGCTGGGGCGCTGA